A genomic window from Populus alba chromosome 19, ASM523922v2, whole genome shotgun sequence includes:
- the LOC118055944 gene encoding exopolygalacturonase gives MANKKMGLEVVSYAIISFSVVLLLASTTQAQSNGVFDVTKYGAGKDITEALTNAWKSACASTKASKVLIPSGTYWLRRVTLAGPCKAAIKLQVDGILQAPVDPDKLSGGHWVNFRYIDQFTLSGRGTFDGQGKVAWSKSTCQKYKDCDSLPMNIRFDFITNALVRDITSRDSKNFHVNVLGCRNLTFQHFTVRAPGESVNTDGIHIGRSTGIYIIDSKIGTGDDCISVGDGTEELHITGVTCGPGHGISVGSLGKYPNEKPVSGIFVKNCTISDTTNGVRIKSWPNLYGGVASNMHFEDIVMNNVQNPVIIDQVYCPWNQCSLKAPSKVKISDVSFKSIRGTSATPVAVRIACSSGFPCQNVKLANINLAYRGPGGPAKSQCSNVKPIISGIMSASGC, from the exons ATGGCTAACAAAAAGATGGGCTTGGAAGTTGTGTCATATGCAATAATATCATTCTCAGTAGTCTTATTGTTAGCATCAACTACTCAAGCCCAGTCAAATGGTGTCTTCGATGTGACTAAATATGGTGCCGGTAAAGATATCACGGAG GCTTTAACCAATGCTTGGAAATCTGCTTGTGCTTCAACAAAGGCCAGTAAAGTTCTTATTCCAAGTGGAACATACTGGTTACGGAGAGTAACACTAGCAGGTCCTTGCAAGGCTGCGATCAAGCTCCAAGTTGATGGTATATTGCAGGCACCGGTTGACCCAGATAAGCTGTCAGGAGGTCATTGGGTTAATTTCAGATACATAGATCAATTTACATTGTCGGGAAGAGGTACTTTTGATGGGCAGGGAAAGGTTGCATGGAGCAAAAGTACATGTCAGAAATATAAAGATTGTGACAGCCTCCCAATG AATATAAGGTTCGATTTCATCACCAATGCATTAGTCCGAGATATAACTAGTCGAGATAGCAAGAACTTTCATGTTAACGTCTTGGGGTGCAGAAACCTCACCTTCCAGCATTTTACCGTGAGAGCACCTGGTGAGAGTGTAAACACCGATGGAATCCACATCGGCCGATCTACTGGGATCTACATTATCGATTCAAAAATTGGCACAGGCGATGATTGTATCTCCGTGGGGGATGGCACCGAGGAACTACACATCACAGGAGTAACATGTGGACCTGGCCATGGCATCAGTGTTGGAAGTTTAGGGAAATATCCCAATGAGAAACCTGTGTCTGGAATATTTGTCAAGAACTGCACCATCTCGGATACTACAAATGGTGTTAGAATAAAATCTTGGCCAAATTTATACGGTGGTGTCGCATCTAACATGCATTTTGAGGATATTGTCATGAACAATGTCCAAAACCCTGTCATCATAGATCAAGTGTATTGCCCATGGAACCAATGCAGTCTAAAG gcTCCATCAAAAGTGAAGATCAGTGATGTTAGTTTTAAGAGCATAAGGGGAACTTCTGCAACTCCGGTTGCTGTTCGGATTGCTTGCAGTAGTGGCTTCCCATGTCAGAATGTGAAGCTTGCTAACATTAACCTTGCATATAGAGGACCAGGAGGCCCTGCGAAATCCCAATGCTCTAACGTTAAGCCCATAATTTCTGGGATAATGAGCGCATCTGGATGTTGA